In Populus nigra chromosome 1, ddPopNigr1.1, whole genome shotgun sequence, one genomic interval encodes:
- the LOC133705569 gene encoding uncharacterized protein LOC133705569: MAITSYPMISLPPPHLLSFTKTKPPPSCIHNHNQALTLTSPLSLSNPLPSKRTVLYKQEIHRRSTQIWKIKATPEEVLPSDTTPLESTQQMLSTTNDDGVGNIISALLFVAFAALSILTIGIIYLGVTDFLQKRETEKLQKEEESKKKKRVKKRRVRARSGPRGFGQKINEDDEFDD, encoded by the exons ATGGCGATAACATCATATCCTATGATCTCACTACCTCCACCACATCTTCTCTCCTTTACCAAGACCAAACCCCCTCCCTCTTGTATTCACAACCACAACCAAGCTTTAACTCTCACCTCCCCTCTCTCCTTATCCAATCCTCTACCATCAAAAAGAACTGTTCTTTATAAACAAGAAATTCATCGGAGGAGCACCCAAATTTGGAAAATTAAAGCAACCCCTGAAGAGGTCTTGCCTTCAGATACAACCCCACTGGAGAGTACCCAGCAGATGTTGTCCACCACTAATGATGATGGAGTTGGCAATATCATTTCAGCCCTCCTTTTCGTTGCCTTTGCTGCTCTATCCATTCTCACTATTGGG ATAATCTACTTAGGAGTAACAGATTTCTTGCAGAAGAGGGAGACAGAGAAGCTTCAGAAGGAAGAGGAatctaagaagaagaagagagtgaAGAAAAGAAGGGTGAGAGCAAGGTCTGGGCCAAGAGGATTTGGGCAGAAGatcaatgaagatgatgaatttGATGATTAG